The Pseudomonas multiresinivorans DNA window CAGGCCAGCAGATCGCCCACGTGCAGCACCTTCATGGTGTTGGTGCCGCCCTGGGCGGTGTAGCTGTCGCCCTTGGTCAGGATTACCCAGTCACCCTTGGTCACCACGCCACGCTGTAGCAGCGCGTCGACGGCCTCCTGGCTGACACGTTCCGGCGGCAGCGCAGCCGGGTCGAAGGGGATGGTCTCCACGCCGCGGAACAGCGCCACACGGGCCTGGGTTTCGCGGTGCGGGGAGTAGGCGAAGATCGGTACCGAGGAACGGATGCGCGACATGATCAGCGGGGTGTAGCCGCTTTCGGTCAGGCAGATGATCGCCTTGATGCCCGGGAAGTGGTTGGCGGTGTACATGGTGGCCAGGGCGATGCTCTCGTCGCAGCGCTCGAAGGTCTGGCCGATGCGGTGGCTGGACTTCTTGGTGGTCGGGTGCTTCTCGGCGCCGGCGCAGATGCGTGCCATGGCCTTGACCGCTTCCACCGGGTATTCGCCGGCGGCGCTCTCGGCCGACAGCATCACGGCGTCGGTGTAGTCGAGCACGGCGTTCGCCACGTCGGAGACTTCCGCGCGAGTGGGCATCGGGTTGTGGATCATCGACTCCATCATCTGGGTCGCGGTGATCACCGCTTTGTTGTAGCGGCGCGCGTGCAGGATGATCTTCTTCTGGATGCCGACCAACTCGGCGTCGCCGATTTCCACGCCGAGGTCGCCACGGGCCACCATCACGGCGTCGCTGGCGCGGATCAGGCCGTCGAGGGCTTCGTCGTCGGCCACCGCTTCGGCGCGCTCGATCTTGGCCACCAGCCAGGCAGTGCCGCCGGCTTCGGTGAGCAGGCTGCGGGCGTATTCCATGTCCTTGGCGTCACGCGGGAAGGACACGGCGACGTAGTCCAGGTCCATGCTCGCGGCCAGCTTGATGTCGGCCTTGTCCTTCTCGGTCAGGGCCGGCGCGGTGAGGCCGCCGCCACGACGGTTGATGCCCTTGTGGTCGGACAGCGGGCCGCCGATCAGGACTTCGCAGACCAGTTCGTCTGCCTTCACTTCCTTCACCACCATGACCACGCGGCCATCGTCCAGCAGCAGCTCATCGCCGATGCCGCAGTCCTTGACCAGGTCCGGGTAGTCGATGCCCACGACCTGCTGGTTGCCTTCGGTGCGCGGGTGGCTGGTGGAGAAGCGGAAGGTGTCGCCGACCGCCAGCTCGATGCGCTTGTTGGCGAACTTGGCGATGCGGATCTTCGGACCCTGCAGGTCGCCCAGCAGCGCCACGAAGCGGCCGTGCTTGGCGGCGATGTCGCGTACCAGTTGGGCGCGAGCGCGGTGTTCGTCGGGAGTTCCGTGGGAGAAGTTCAGGCGGGCGACGTCGATCCCGGCGAGGATCAGCTGTTCCAGTACTTCGGGGGAATTGCTGGCTGGGCCGAGGGTGGCGACGATCTTGGTGCGGCGAAGGGACATGCGGGACTCCTAGGGGAAAGCAGCGGTCAGGTTGCCCCGAGAGCGGGTCCGAGGCAGCCAGGGCGCCATCTTACTCTCTTTCAGATGACTCTTTCAGGTGGCTCTCTCAGGGGCCGGGTCTGATCACCAGCAGATCGCATTCGACCTCCTCGAAGACCCGCTCGGCGGTCTGGCCGATCAGTGCGTTGTCGAGCTGTCCGCGGGCGACAGAGCCCATCAGCAGCAGGTCGATGCCGTGTTCCTTCACATAGGTGGGGATGACTTCCTCGGCGAAGCCTTGGCCCAGGTGAGTACGTGCGCGGTCGATCTGTGGATAACTGGCCAGCAGCGCATCG harbors:
- the pyk gene encoding pyruvate kinase, with the protein product MSLRRTKIVATLGPASNSPEVLEQLILAGIDVARLNFSHGTPDEHRARAQLVRDIAAKHGRFVALLGDLQGPKIRIAKFANKRIELAVGDTFRFSTSHPRTEGNQQVVGIDYPDLVKDCGIGDELLLDDGRVVMVVKEVKADELVCEVLIGGPLSDHKGINRRGGGLTAPALTEKDKADIKLAASMDLDYVAVSFPRDAKDMEYARSLLTEAGGTAWLVAKIERAEAVADDEALDGLIRASDAVMVARGDLGVEIGDAELVGIQKKIILHARRYNKAVITATQMMESMIHNPMPTRAEVSDVANAVLDYTDAVMLSAESAAGEYPVEAVKAMARICAGAEKHPTTKKSSHRIGQTFERCDESIALATMYTANHFPGIKAIICLTESGYTPLIMSRIRSSVPIFAYSPHRETQARVALFRGVETIPFDPAALPPERVSQEAVDALLQRGVVTKGDWVILTKGDSYTAQGGTNTMKVLHVGDLLA